A genome region from Deinococcus planocerae includes the following:
- a CDS encoding Tn3 family transposase codes for MAALWGDGTTSSSDGQRFPRGGRGKTFGHLNEKYGREPGVLFYTHVSDQYAPFHSRVITANVRDALHVLDGLLYHLSELKIKEHYTDTAGYTEQVFGLRHLLGFRFAPRIRDLGETRLYTPEVTSTYGLLEGQLSGAADAATPHSPPWPQRGCRRCPGRGRRSSAG; via the coding sequence TTGGCCGCGTTGTGGGGAGATGGGACGACGAGCAGTTCCGACGGGCAACGCTTCCCAAGAGGTGGGCGTGGGAAAACCTTCGGGCATCTGAATGAGAAGTACGGCCGGGAACCGGGCGTGCTGTTCTACACCCACGTCAGCGACCAGTATGCGCCCTTCCACAGCAGGGTCATCACGGCGAACGTCCGGGACGCGCTGCATGTGCTCGACGGGCTGCTCTATCACCTGTCCGAGTTGAAGATCAAGGAGCACTACACCGACACGGCGGGGTACACCGAGCAGGTCTTCGGGCTGCGCCACCTGTTGGGCTTTCGTTTCGCCCCCAGGATTCGGGACCTGGGCGAGACTCGGCTGTACACACCCGAGGTCACCTCGACTTACGGGCTGCTTGAGGGACAACTGTCTGGGGCAGCAGACGCCGCGACCCCACACTCACCACCGTGGCCGCAACGTGGCTGCCGCCGATGTCCAGGGCGAGGACGGCGGAGTTCAGCAGGCTGA
- a CDS encoding Tn3 family transposase, whose translation MKGYAKVRSYAPRLFAAFTFHAEGKAASLVEALNLLRKMYAANKRTLSEHVPIGFVRHKWAGQVFRDGAVKRRAYELCVLDALRLALRAGDVWVAGSRKYKDLDAYLLPQGVWQRRLADLSLDLPETFESFWGATEPPLTGQLREVVDLHAKGALSSVALQRGKLRIGKVMKAVPDEVEPLERALSARLPRVKITDLLLEVNAWTRFTGAFLNLHSGKGAERHDHLLTAILADGLNLGLTKMSEASPDPSLTARRLMYLADWFVRPDSYAAGLAENSSTSSPSSLWPRCGEMGRRAVPTGNASQEVGVGKPSGI comes from the coding sequence ATGAAGGGCTACGCCAAGGTACGAAGCTACGCCCCCAGGCTGTTTGCGGCGTTCACGTTCCACGCCGAAGGAAAGGCGGCTTCCCTGGTCGAGGCGCTGAACCTCCTGCGCAAGATGTACGCGGCAAACAAGCGCACCCTGTCCGAGCACGTCCCCATCGGCTTCGTGCGGCACAAGTGGGCCGGGCAGGTCTTCCGGGACGGTGCGGTAAAGCGCCGGGCCTACGAGCTGTGCGTCCTCGACGCGTTAAGACTCGCGTTGCGGGCCGGGGACGTGTGGGTGGCGGGCAGCCGCAAGTACAAGGACCTCGACGCCTACCTGTTGCCGCAGGGAGTCTGGCAGCGGCGGCTCGCGGACCTGTCCCTGGACCTCCCGGAAACCTTTGAAAGCTTCTGGGGCGCGACCGAGCCGCCGCTCACCGGGCAGTTGCGAGAGGTCGTGGACCTGCATGCCAAAGGCGCGTTGTCGTCCGTTGCCTTACAGCGCGGCAAGCTCAGGATTGGAAAGGTGATGAAGGCGGTGCCCGACGAGGTGGAGCCGCTGGAACGGGCCTTGAGCGCACGGCTTCCCCGGGTAAAGATCACCGATCTGCTGCTGGAGGTCAACGCCTGGACCCGCTTCACGGGTGCCTTCCTGAACCTGCACAGTGGCAAGGGCGCGGAGCGGCACGACCACCTGCTCACCGCCATCCTGGCCGATGGGCTCAATCTGGGGTTGACCAAGATGTCCGAAGCCTCGCCCGATCCCAGCCTGACCGCCCGGCGCCTGATGTACCTCGCCGACTGGTTCGTCCGTCCAGACTCCTATGCTGCCGGGCTCGCCGAGAACTCATCAACTTCCAGTCCAAGCTCCCTTTGGCCGCGTTGTGGGGAGATGGGACGACGAGCAGTTCCGACGGGCAACGCTTCCCAAGAGGTGGGCGTGGGAAAACCTTCGGGCATCTGA
- a CDS encoding IS1 family transposase yields the protein MNTPPCPACGGVYTVKNGHAHTHKQRYLCRVCGDQFTLEPTWHRMSPETEALVDRLLTERLSHRGICRVVGVSRSWLRRHMTLEKTVPHNIQAPEPPAKQA from the coding sequence ATGAACACTCCCCCCTGCCCAGCGTGCGGTGGCGTCTACACCGTAAAAAACGGCCATGCCCACACTCACAAACAACGCTATCTGTGCCGGGTCTGTGGGGATCAGTTCACCCTGGAGCCGACCTGGCATCGGATGTCGCCTGAAACCGAGGCGTTGGTGGATCGATTGTTGACCGAACGTCTCTCGCACCGGGGAATTTGCCGGGTGGTGGGGGTCAGTCGCTCGTGGTTGCGTCGTCACATGACGCTGGAAAAGACCGTGCCACACAACATTCAAGCCCCAGAACCGCCAGCAAAACAAGCCTGA
- a CDS encoding IS1 family transposase, whose amino-acid sequence MLECDELCTFLGRHDRPLRLWLAMDRTTRRIVGCFLGQRDALGAFGLWESLLTPDLDAVCHTDRLATYKGVVFGGLHRIGGTQHIERFNATLRLRLAHLVRKSLSFSRKQANLETLVWLFIHRYNASLP is encoded by the coding sequence GTGCTGGAGTGCGATGAGTTATGCACCTTCTTGGGTCGCCACGACCGCCCCCTCCGGCTGTGGTTGGCGATGGACCGAACCACCCGGCGGATCGTGGGCTGTTTCCTGGGCCAGCGAGACGCGCTGGGCGCGTTCGGACTCTGGGAGAGCCTGCTTACCCCCGACCTCGATGCGGTCTGCCATACAGACCGCTTGGCAACTTACAAAGGGGTGGTCTTCGGAGGGCTGCACCGCATCGGGGGCACCCAACACATTGAGCGCTTCAATGCCACCCTGCGTCTGAGATTGGCTCATCTGGTGCGCAAAAGCTTGTCCTTCAGCCGCAAGCAGGCCAACCTCGAAACCCTCGTCTGGCTTTTCATTCACCGCTACAACGCGTCATTACCCTGA
- a CDS encoding tyrosine-type recombinase/integrase: MDRLDREEIERLIEAAYRRTSGYGLMVKTLFYTGARVSEFVNIRVTDLHLALDPPQVYIAHAKGGSDGYVPILPALAQELRTQLAGRRTEYLFKSNRHDQYTARAIQLIVKDTARRAGIDKTVTPHRLRASVATILLDAGMPLDQVQKFMRHKRIATTQTYAQTSDRSMARVISRPWRADRS; encoded by the coding sequence GTGGACCGCCTCGACCGCGAGGAAATCGAGCGACTGATCGAGGCGGCCTACCGCCGAACCAGCGGGTACGGGCTGATGGTCAAGACGCTGTTCTACACGGGCGCCCGCGTGTCCGAGTTCGTCAACATCCGAGTGACGGACCTGCACCTGGCTTTGGACCCGCCCCAGGTCTACATCGCCCACGCCAAGGGTGGGAGTGACGGATACGTGCCCATCCTGCCCGCTCTGGCCCAGGAGTTGAGGACCCAACTTGCGGGGCGACGCACGGAGTATCTGTTCAAGAGCAATCGGCATGATCAGTACACAGCACGGGCCATCCAGCTCATCGTGAAGGACACCGCGCGCCGGGCGGGGATCGACAAGACGGTGACGCCCCATCGACTCCGCGCCAGTGTGGCGACGATCCTGTTGGATGCGGGGATGCCGCTGGATCAGGTGCAGAAGTTCATGCGCCACAAGCGCATTGCGACCACCCAGACTTATGCCCAGACCAGCGACCGCAGCATGGCGAGAGTTATCTCAAGGCCCTGGAGGGCCGACCGTAGTTGA
- a CDS encoding alpha/beta fold hydrolase: protein MACLAVLVGLTVVLLWPGHTPPITDASGKVLPGSVAALERVPLNETRQWVLMRGHSERLPVLLFLSGGPGGTEMGWVRAHNAELEKHFIVAVWEQPGVGKSYPLAFTHREHLTLDQYVEDGLALAEYLKRRFHQDKIFLMGHSWGSFLGVWMAQRRPDLFHAYIGVGQMTSTVQDDRLGYRYVLEHARAEGKLELVRKLERQGPPPYSGSLILLRYMTYLNPLTAYEHGLIRRAGGGGGNTFGEMVSLPELRVIDKLYAFLGLIHTFSVVYPQLNERQVDLAQQATDFEVPVYFLIGRHDLNAMASLSERYFERIRAPHKELIWFGRSGHNPNYGCEADLFTRTVIERFRPLAFPSRGPGDPRGSAE from the coding sequence ATGGCGTGCTTGGCCGTCCTCGTGGGCCTCACGGTTGTGCTGCTGTGGCCGGGGCACACCCCGCCCATCACCGACGCCAGCGGGAAGGTTCTTCCCGGCAGCGTCGCCGCGCTGGAGCGGGTGCCGCTGAACGAGACGCGACAGTGGGTCCTGATGCGGGGCCATTCCGAGCGGCTGCCCGTGCTGCTGTTCCTGTCCGGCGGGCCCGGCGGCACCGAGATGGGCTGGGTGCGCGCCCACAACGCCGAGCTGGAAAAACACTTCATCGTGGCGGTGTGGGAACAGCCCGGCGTCGGCAAGTCCTACCCGCTCGCCTTCACCCACCGCGAACACCTCACGCTCGACCAGTATGTCGAAGACGGCCTGGCCCTCGCCGAGTATCTGAAGCGGCGGTTTCATCAGGACAAGATCTTCCTGATGGGCCACTCCTGGGGCAGCTTCCTGGGGGTGTGGATGGCCCAGCGTCGCCCGGACCTCTTCCACGCCTACATCGGCGTCGGCCAGATGACCAGCACAGTTCAGGACGACCGGTTAGGCTACCGCTACGTTCTGGAGCACGCTCGGGCGGAGGGGAAACTCGAGCTGGTCAGGAAGCTCGAACGCCAAGGCCCCCCGCCGTACTCGGGGTCGTTGATCCTGCTCCGGTACATGACCTACCTCAATCCCCTGACGGCCTATGAGCACGGGCTGATCCGGCGGGCGGGCGGAGGTGGGGGCAACACGTTCGGCGAGATGGTCAGCCTCCCCGAGTTGCGGGTGATCGACAAGCTGTACGCCTTCCTGGGCCTCATTCACACGTTCAGCGTCGTCTACCCACAGCTCAACGAGCGACAGGTCGACCTCGCCCAGCAGGCGACCGACTTCGAGGTGCCGGTCTACTTCCTGATCGGGCGGCACGACCTGAACGCGATGGCCAGCCTGAGCGAGCGGTACTTCGAGCGGATTCGCGCCCCGCACAAGGAGCTGATCTGGTTCGGGCGCTCCGGCCACAACCCCAACTACGGCTGTGAGGCGGACCTCTTCACGCGAACGGTCATCGAACGGTTTCGCCCCCTCGCCTTTCCCTCCCGGGGGCCGGGTGACCCGCGGGGCTCTGCCGAATGA
- a CDS encoding PLD nuclease N-terminal domain-containing protein, whose translation MNEARPRRTWQDLSPGQRGAALVAGAVQLMLLIAAQRDLTRRPDDGVRGRKLWWRVVTFVNFVGPISYFLFRRVPAQRGASKRAA comes from the coding sequence ATGAACGAGGCACGTCCCAGGAGGACCTGGCAGGATCTCAGCCCCGGGCAGCGGGGGGCGGCCCTTGTCGCCGGGGCCGTCCAGCTCATGCTCCTGATCGCGGCGCAGCGGGACCTGACCCGGCGCCCGGACGATGGGGTGCGCGGCCGGAAGCTGTGGTGGAGGGTGGTGACGTTCGTGAATTTCGTCGGGCCAATCTCGTACTTCCTGTTCAGACGTGTGCCCGCCCAGCGGGGTGCCTCCAAACGTGCGGCTTGA
- a CDS encoding CPBP family intramembrane glutamic endopeptidase, with product MRWKAGWHVGQELGLFFAVTFGAAWGLWLPAVLAGRGLIPWHPPTAPLVVLGSAAPSLTALWLAGRNGSAGALLARLGRWMGSPGWYALALLGPAAVMLVAAGLHVLLEGQVPPFPPPGRWPLVFVNLAVVALIGGPLGEELGWRGWVWPILRGHLGPLGSSVVLGLLWALWHLPLFLLPGTPQAELPFFWYVVQAVPLTLRLGRVYDGSGGSVLPEAACCSPCCSTPL from the coding sequence ATGAGATGGAAGGCTGGGTGGCACGTTGGGCAGGAGTTGGGGCTGTTTTTCGCCGTCACCTTCGGGGCAGCCTGGGGGCTCTGGCTCCCCGCGGTGCTGGCGGGTCGCGGGCTCATCCCCTGGCATCCCCCCACCGCGCCGCTGGTGGTGCTGGGCAGTGCCGCACCGAGTCTCACAGCGTTGTGGCTGGCGGGCAGGAACGGCAGCGCAGGCGCGCTCCTGGCCAGACTCGGCCGTTGGATGGGCTCCCCCGGCTGGTACGCGCTCGCGTTGCTGGGTCCCGCCGCCGTGATGCTGGTCGCCGCCGGGCTGCATGTCCTGCTGGAGGGCCAGGTGCCCCCGTTTCCCCCACCCGGGAGATGGCCGCTCGTGTTCGTCAACCTGGCGGTCGTCGCCTTGATTGGCGGGCCACTGGGCGAGGAACTGGGGTGGCGGGGGTGGGTCTGGCCGATCCTGCGTGGGCACCTGGGTCCCCTGGGGTCGAGCGTGGTGTTGGGGCTGCTCTGGGCCCTGTGGCACCTGCCGCTTTTTCTGCTGCCGGGAACCCCGCAGGCCGAACTGCCGTTTTTCTGGTACGTGGTGCAGGCCGTGCCGCTGACCCTGCGGCTGGGGCGGGTATACGACGGGAGCGGAGGCAGCGTGCTGCCGGAGGCAGCGTGCTGCTCCCCTTGCTGCTCCACGCCGCTGTGA
- a CDS encoding DUF6544 family protein, which translates to MNTRQPRLTVTYPSGRAARKRSGWRRPLLWSAGFLAGVVALGWLGLQVQPRLFPAYPSAASTPETVPLPAGLPAPVERFYRQTYGERLPVITSAVISGRATLRPVPGGPAFPARFRFVHEAGRNYRHYIEATWFGLPILRVNESYVGGVSRQEMPPPFPSSIGDPKGAQGANLGMWSETIWMPSVYLTDPRVRWEAVDDETALLTVPFGEERETYVVRFDPATGRPTLFESMRYHDGNSREKTLWINQNLSWADFGEVTLPKQGAAIWLDQGRPWAVFTAEEVVYNVDVREDVRRRGR; encoded by the coding sequence ATGAACACCAGACAGCCTCGCCTCACCGTCACCTACCCTTCGGGCCGCGCCGCCCGGAAGCGTTCCGGCTGGCGCCGACCCCTGCTGTGGAGTGCAGGATTCCTCGCCGGTGTGGTCGCGCTGGGCTGGCTGGGCTTGCAGGTCCAGCCCCGCCTCTTCCCCGCGTATCCATCCGCTGCGAGCACGCCGGAGACCGTGCCCCTCCCCGCCGGGTTGCCTGCCCCCGTCGAGCGGTTCTACCGCCAGACCTACGGCGAGCGCCTGCCCGTCATCACCTCGGCCGTCATCAGCGGGCGCGCCACCTTGCGGCCCGTCCCCGGCGGCCCCGCCTTCCCTGCCCGCTTCCGCTTCGTCCACGAGGCTGGGCGCAACTACCGCCACTACATCGAGGCGACGTGGTTCGGCCTGCCGATCCTGCGCGTGAACGAGTCGTACGTGGGCGGCGTGAGCCGCCAGGAGATGCCCCCGCCGTTCCCGTCGAGCATCGGTGACCCCAAGGGGGCGCAGGGCGCCAACCTGGGGATGTGGTCGGAGACGATCTGGATGCCCAGCGTCTACCTCACCGACCCCCGCGTGCGGTGGGAGGCGGTAGACGACGAGACGGCGCTCCTAACCGTGCCCTTCGGGGAGGAACGCGAGACGTACGTGGTGCGCTTCGACCCCGCCACGGGGCGGCCCACCCTCTTCGAGTCGATGCGGTATCACGACGGGAACAGCCGGGAGAAGACGCTATGGATCAACCAGAACCTGTCGTGGGCGGACTTCGGCGAAGTGACGCTGCCCAAGCAGGGCGCCGCCATCTGGCTCGACCAGGGGCGGCCCTGGGCCGTCTTCACCGCCGAGGAGGTCGTCTACAACGTGGACGTGCGGGAAGACGTGCGCCGCCGGGGCCGGTAG
- a CDS encoding 2-oxo acid dehydrogenase subunit E2 — protein sequence MSRSLPHAGDRVQPFPRSRQAVVDAARLAGRKHTVRGLIEVDVTLVRQRLRAHHAATGEMLSFTAFVASCLARAVAADPDLHAYRDWRGRVVVFGEVDVCVIVEVAVGGRSFPLAHVLRGANRRTLRELHDELRGVQANPGASPSGRAARLTDLFLRLPGPVRRIAYGWVSGHPQVWKAHLGTVGLTSLGMFGSGGGWGLALPIYTLAVTVGGIGEKPAVVDGRIVPRELLNLTLDFDHDLVDGAPAARFVRDLRARLERAEGLDDLAGDVPQPAKEVV from the coding sequence ATGAGCCGAAGCCTCCCCCACGCGGGTGACCGCGTGCAGCCCTTTCCCCGGTCCCGGCAGGCGGTCGTAGACGCCGCGCGCCTCGCCGGGCGCAAGCACACCGTCCGGGGCCTGATCGAGGTGGACGTGACCCTCGTCCGCCAGAGGTTGAGGGCGCACCACGCCGCCACCGGCGAAATGCTGTCTTTCACTGCCTTCGTCGCGTCCTGCCTGGCCCGCGCGGTGGCCGCCGACCCCGACCTGCACGCCTACCGGGACTGGCGCGGCCGGGTGGTCGTGTTCGGCGAGGTGGACGTGTGCGTGATCGTCGAGGTGGCGGTGGGGGGCCGGTCTTTCCCGCTCGCCCACGTCCTGCGCGGGGCGAACCGCCGCACCCTGCGCGAGTTGCACGACGAACTGCGTGGGGTGCAGGCGAACCCGGGAGCGAGCCCCAGCGGGCGGGCGGCCCGCTTGACGGACCTGTTCCTGCGGCTGCCCGGCCCGGTGCGGCGCATCGCGTACGGCTGGGTGAGCGGCCATCCCCAGGTCTGGAAGGCACATCTCGGCACGGTAGGCCTGACCTCCCTGGGGATGTTCGGCTCAGGGGGTGGCTGGGGTCTCGCCCTGCCGATCTACACCCTCGCGGTGACGGTCGGCGGCATCGGCGAGAAGCCTGCCGTCGTGGACGGGAGGATCGTGCCGCGCGAACTGCTGAACCTCACCCTCGACTTCGATCACGACCTCGTGGACGGCGCTCCCGCCGCGCGCTTCGTGCGCGACCTGCGGGCACGGCTGGAGCGGGCCGAGGGGCTGGACGATCTGGCCGGGGACGTGCCTCAGCCCGCCAAGGAGGTCGTATGA
- a CDS encoding polymer-forming cytoskeletal protein, protein MRDQRERGKLTRRTSALLASLTLGGSALGLEWRTGDVVRVPANEVIRDDLYVLGQDVQIDGTVEGDLIAAGNTVRVNGPVRGNVWAAGQSVTLGGAVTGAARLAGSVLRVGENANIGRDLLAAGVGLDVTRGARVGRDVAFGGTQTRLNGTVARNAYVGAYGVAVGGTVGGDARFNVDNRATWPQNWTPGVARPDPLPSGLRFTGDGRVNGDLTLRMPDRPTLPPNAVGGQVDYAPLTASWVSTTPDPMTVSTANVEMSFLRDFVGIALAGLLLVWLARSPLAAVTARLRALPGASLGYGALTFVGFPLAVLVVAGVIVFAAVLLTMLGLGNLVLPLALIGAPVLLGVGALLAWAAWFAAQGLAASLLGTWLVGAARPGRAVQPSAAVLLGAFVLALLAQVPVLGGLMTLAALLLTLGALWLWWRGPREPRVGTLSTPHPA, encoded by the coding sequence ATGCGCGACCAGCGAGAACGAGGGAAGTTGACCCGCCGCACGAGCGCCCTGCTCGCCTCGCTCACTCTGGGCGGGAGCGCGCTCGGGCTGGAGTGGCGCACCGGGGACGTGGTGCGCGTCCCTGCCAACGAGGTGATCCGCGACGACCTCTACGTCCTGGGCCAGGACGTGCAGATCGACGGCACCGTCGAGGGCGACCTGATCGCCGCCGGGAACACCGTGCGCGTGAACGGCCCGGTGCGCGGCAACGTCTGGGCGGCGGGCCAGAGCGTCACCCTGGGCGGTGCGGTCACGGGCGCGGCCCGGCTCGCGGGCTCGGTGCTGCGGGTGGGTGAGAACGCGAACATCGGGCGCGACCTCCTCGCCGCCGGGGTGGGCTTGGATGTGACTCGGGGCGCGCGGGTCGGGCGCGACGTGGCCTTCGGGGGCACCCAGACGCGGCTGAATGGCACCGTCGCCCGCAACGCCTACGTGGGCGCCTACGGGGTGGCGGTGGGCGGCACGGTGGGCGGCGACGCCCGCTTCAACGTGGACAACCGCGCCACCTGGCCGCAGAACTGGACGCCCGGGGTGGCCCGCCCCGACCCCCTCCCCTCCGGCCTGCGCTTCACCGGGGACGGGCGGGTGAACGGGGACCTCACCCTGCGGATGCCCGACCGGCCCACCCTCCCGCCGAACGCCGTGGGCGGACAGGTGGACTACGCGCCGCTCACGGCGTCCTGGGTGTCCACCACGCCAGACCCTATGACCGTGAGCACGGCAAACGTGGAGATGAGTTTCCTGCGTGACTTCGTGGGCATCGCGCTCGCGGGCCTGCTCCTCGTGTGGCTGGCGCGCAGCCCACTCGCGGCGGTCACGGCGAGGCTGCGCGCCCTGCCGGGGGCCAGCCTGGGGTACGGGGCGCTCACCTTCGTGGGGTTCCCCCTCGCGGTCCTCGTCGTCGCGGGCGTCATCGTGTTCGCCGCGGTGCTGCTCACCATGCTGGGGCTGGGGAACCTGGTGCTGCCCCTCGCCCTGATCGGGGCGCCCGTGCTGCTCGGAGTCGGGGCGCTTCTCGCCTGGGCAGCCTGGTTTGCCGCGCAGGGGCTGGCCGCCTCGCTGCTGGGGACGTGGCTGGTCGGGGCGGCGCGGCCCGGGCGGGCGGTCCAGCCCTCCGCCGCCGTCCTGCTCGGCGCGTTCGTCCTGGCCCTGCTCGCTCAGGTGCCCGTCCTGGGAGGTCTGATGACGCTGGCCGCGCTGCTCCTCACCCTCGGCGCCCTGTGGCTGTGGTGGCGCGGTCCGCGTGAGCCGCGCGTGGGGACGCTCTCCACCCCGCACCCTGCGTAG
- a CDS encoding DUF4342 domain-containing protein — MTDQTKTASPQGTPAEPPRTFLEELEVTGAKLVARVRELAQEGSARRVTILSEQGEELISMSLTLGTVAGGLVVLSAPALAALVTHVKVVVTRDGEAGEEREGPTT; from the coding sequence ATGACGGACCAGACGAAGACGGCTTCCCCACAGGGCACGCCCGCCGAGCCGCCCCGCACCTTCCTGGAGGAGCTGGAGGTAACCGGCGCAAAACTCGTGGCCCGCGTGCGGGAGTTGGCCCAGGAGGGGAGCGCCCGGCGGGTGACCATCCTGAGCGAGCAGGGCGAGGAGCTGATCAGCATGTCCCTCACCCTGGGCACCGTAGCGGGCGGGCTGGTCGTGCTCTCAGCTCCCGCCCTCGCCGCCCTGGTGACCCATGTGAAGGTGGTAGTCACCCGGGACGGGGAGGCGGGGGAGGAACGGGAGGGCCCCACGACCTGA
- a CDS encoding LiaI-LiaF-like domain-containing protein, which yields MSDPVASGAGGGLGRRPPSLVGPLVLIALGLLCLLTNLGVLSPRVWDTLWRLWPFALIALGVEVLVGWRTPWGRLAVLGVFVVAAVVGVWWTVRTPGVAGLVDHPVRVAVPTGTRQAELTLRSGVSQLDLRAGPGGDLVSGQVQTARNERLTNEFGQRGETAVVRVAMSGSSSVSFTGQNTPRWTLALTPALPWTLNVSTGVGRAAPDLRTLRVANLTLAGGVGETTVTLPARGEPRADLRGGGGALTVRLPAGLAARVVANTGLGAVEVTLPATRDGDTYVIGHPDTSPDRAEVRVAGGVGRVRIEGVR from the coding sequence ATGAGTGATCCTGTCGCGTCCGGTGCGGGCGGGGGGCTGGGGAGACGACCGCCCTCCCTGGTGGGACCGCTCGTGCTCATCGCCCTGGGGCTATTGTGCCTCCTGACGAACCTGGGGGTGCTGTCCCCCCGGGTATGGGACACGCTCTGGCGGCTGTGGCCCTTCGCCCTGATCGCGCTGGGGGTGGAGGTGCTGGTGGGGTGGCGCACGCCCTGGGGCCGCCTCGCCGTGCTCGGGGTGTTCGTGGTCGCCGCCGTGGTGGGCGTGTGGTGGACTGTCCGGACGCCGGGTGTGGCCGGGCTGGTCGACCACCCGGTCCGGGTCGCCGTGCCCACGGGAACCCGCCAGGCGGAACTGACCCTGCGCTCCGGGGTCTCGCAGCTCGACCTGCGGGCGGGGCCGGGGGGCGACCTCGTGAGCGGGCAGGTGCAGACCGCCCGGAACGAGCGACTCACGAACGAGTTCGGCCAGCGCGGCGAGACGGCGGTGGTCCGGGTGGCCATGAGCGGGTCCTCGTCCGTCAGCTTCACCGGGCAGAACACGCCGCGCTGGACCCTCGCGCTGACCCCCGCCCTTCCCTGGACGCTGAATGTCTCGACCGGGGTGGGGCGGGCGGCCCCCGACCTGCGGACCCTGCGGGTGGCGAACCTGACGCTGGCGGGTGGGGTGGGCGAGACGACGGTCACCCTCCCGGCGCGGGGCGAGCCCCGGGCAGATCTTCGCGGCGGGGGGGGGGCGCTGACCGTCCGCCTCCCGGCAGGGCTGGCGGCCCGGGTGGTCGCCAACACGGGTCTGGGCGCGGTGGAGGTCACCCTCCCCGCCACGCGGGACGGGGACACCTACGTGATCGGTCATCCCGACACCAGCCCCGACCGCGCTGAGGTGCGGGTGGCGGGCGGGGTGGGCCGCGTGCGGATCGAGGGTGTACGCTGA
- a CDS encoding class I SAM-dependent methyltransferase: MRPSGGDSTFTGSVPQLYERYMVPLMFEPYADDLAARVVRRQPARVLEVAAGTGALTRRLARDLPGGVPIVATDLNPPMLDQAAAVGTSRPVEWRQADALSLPFPDEAFDVIVCQFGVMFFPDKARAFAEARRVLRPGGHLLFNVWDRIEHNDFAATVQGAMEAVFPDDPPRFMARVPHGYHDPAVIARDLAASGFEQAPAVTTLTVRGRAASPRVPAVALCQGTPLRGEIEARDASRLDEVTDAATAAITRRFGPSTVEGKLQAHILSVEW, from the coding sequence ATGCGTCCGTCAGGCGGCGACAGCACCTTCACAGGTTCCGTTCCGCAGCTCTACGAGCGGTACATGGTGCCGTTGATGTTCGAGCCCTACGCCGACGACCTCGCCGCCCGGGTGGTGCGGCGCCAGCCTGCCCGCGTTCTGGAGGTCGCAGCGGGCACCGGGGCCCTCACCCGGCGGCTCGCCCGGGACCTCCCCGGGGGCGTGCCCATCGTCGCCACCGACCTGAACCCGCCCATGCTCGACCAGGCCGCTGCCGTCGGCACTTCCCGTCCCGTCGAGTGGCGCCAGGCCGACGCCTTATCCCTGCCGTTCCCCGATGAGGCTTTCGATGTGATCGTCTGCCAGTTTGGGGTGATGTTCTTCCCCGACAAGGCGAGGGCATTCGCCGAGGCCCGTCGGGTCTTGCGGCCTGGCGGGCACCTCCTCTTCAACGTCTGGGACCGGATCGAACACAACGACTTCGCGGCGACCGTGCAGGGGGCGATGGAGGCCGTCTTTCCCGACGACCCGCCGCGCTTCATGGCCCGGGTGCCGCACGGGTACCACGACCCCGCCGTGATCGCCCGGGACCTGGCCGCCAGCGGCTTTGAGCAGGCGCCCGCAGTCACCACCCTGACAGTGCGCGGCCGCGCCGCCTCGCCGCGTGTCCCCGCCGTAGCCCTGTGCCAGGGCACACCGCTGCGCGGGGAGATCGAGGCCCGGGACGCCTCCCGCCTGGACGAGGTCACGGACGCGGCGACGGCGGCGATCACCCGTCGGTTCGGCCCGAGTACCGTGGAGGGCAAGCTCCAGGCCCACATACTCAGCGTCGAGTGGTAG